TCGACTACCTCACGCTGAACCGCTCCGCCGAGTCGCTGTCGGGCGGCGAGGCGCAGCGCATCCGGCTCGCGACGCAGATCGGCTCGCGCCTGGTCGGCGTGCTGTACATCCTCGACGAGCCGTCGATCGGCCTGCACCAGCGCGACAACGGGCGCCTGCTCGCGACGCTGAAGCAGCTCCGCGATCTCGGCAACACGGTCATCGTCGTCGAGCACGACGAGGAGACGATGCGCGAGGCCGACTACCTGCTCGACCTCGGACCCGGGGCGGGGAAGCATGGCGGGGAGGTGATCGCCGCCGGCACGGTGGACCAGGTGCTGCGCAACCCGAACTCCCTCACCGCGAAGTACCTGAACGGCACGCGCGAGATCCCGGTCCGCGCCGAGCGCCGGCCGTACGACCCGAACCGGGTGCTGCGCGTGGTGAACGCGCGCGAGCACAACCTGCGCGGCGTCACGCTGGAGATTCCGTTAGGCACCTTCGTCGCCATCACCGGCGTCTCCGGGTCCGGCAAGTCCACGCTCATCGAGGACACGCTGCACCGCGCGCTCGCCCGCCACTTCTACCGCGCGCGCGTCATCCCGGCCACGCACGACCGCATCACGGGGCTCGAGCACATCGACAAGGTCATCGACATCGACCAGAGCCCCATCGGCCGCACGCCGCGCTCCAACCCCGCGACGTACACCGGCCTGTTCACCCCCATCCGCGAGCTGTTCGCCGAGCTGCCGGAGGCGAAGATCCGCGGCTACGGGCCGGGGCGGTTCAGCTTCAACGTGAAGGGCGGCCGCTGCGAGGCGTGCCAGGGCGACGGGCTCGTGAAGATCGAGATGCACTTCCTCCCCGACGTCTTCGTGCCGTGCGACGTCTGCAAGGGGAAGCGCTTCAATCGCGAGACGCTCGAGGTGCGCTTCCGCGGCCTCTCCATCGCCGACGTGCTCGATCTCACCGTCGAGGACGCGTGCTCCACGTTCGAGAACCAGCCGCGCATCTCGCAGAAGCTCGAGACGCTGCGCGACGTGGGGCTCGGCTACATCCACCTCGGCCAGAGCGCGACGACGCTCTCCGGCGGCGAGGCGCAGCGCGTGAAGCTCGCCACCGAGCTGTCGAAGCGCGACACGGGACGCACGCTCTACATCCTCGACGAGCCGACGACGGGGCTCCACTTCGAGGACGTGCGGCTGCTGCTCGACGTGCTCCACCGGCTCGTCGACCGCGGCAACACGGTGCTCGTCATCGAGCACTCGCTCGACGTCATCAAGACCGCGGACTGGGTGGTCGACCTCGGCCCCGAGGGCGGCGCGCGCGGCGGCACCATCGTCGCCGCCGGCACACCGGAGGACGTCGCGAACGTGGACGCCTCGTACACCGGGCACTACCTGAAGGCGCTCCTGCCGAAGCTGCGTCGTCGCAAGGCGGGGTAGGCACCCGGGTCGACCGACCCTGGGCGCCGTTCGGCGGCCGCCGCATGATGGAGCGCAACCACGGCGGATCCCATCATGTCCATCCCATCGCGCAGCTCCACCGCGACGAGCAGCGTCGGCCGCGTCGCGATCATCGGCGGCGGCATCGGCGGTCTCACGGCCGCCATCGCGCTGCGCCAGCGCGGCATCGACGCGCACGTCTTCGAGGCCGCGTCGGCGCTGGGCACGGCGGGCGCCGGGCTGTGGATCTCGCCTAACGCGATGCAGCTGCTGCAGCGGCTCGACCTCGCCGGCGCCGTCATCGCCGCCGGCGTGCCCCTCGGCCGCGCGGAGGTGCACGACGCCGAGCGTGGGCTGCTGCAGCGGCTCGATTTCTCCGACGCCTCGCAGCGCTTCGGCGTGCCGACCGTCGCGATCCTCCGCCACCGCCTGCACGCGATCCTCGCCGCGCGGCTGCCGAACGACCGGTTGCACGTGGGTGCGCCGTGCGTGTCCGTCACGACGACGCACGGGGTGCGCGCGCATCTCGCCGACGGCCGCACCATCGACGCGGACCTGCTCGTCGGCGCGGACGGCCTGCGCTCGGTCGTGCGCGAGTACGTGTCGCCCGGCGTCGCACCGCGCTACTCCGGGCAGACGTCGGTGCGCGGCGTCGCGTCGCTCGCGCTGCCGCCGTCGCTCGCCGGCGTGTCGCGCGAGATTTGGGCGCCCGGACGACGCTTCGGCTTCTCCGCCGTCGCGCCCGGCGAGGTGTACTGGTTCGCGACGTTCGACGCGCCGCCCGGCATCGCCGAGCCGCCCGCCGAGTCCGCGCACCACCTGCACGCGCTGTTCGACCGCTTCCCGCCGCCCGTCTCCGATCTGATCGAGACCACCGACGACGCGCGGCTGGTCCGCACCGATCTGCACGACCTGCCGCGCCTCGCGACCTGGCATCGCGGCCGCGTGGCGCTGCTCGGCGATGCGTCGCACGCCACCACGCCGAATCTCGGACAGGGCGCGGCGCAGGCGATCGAGGATGCGTGGGTGCTCGCCGACCGTCTCGCGCGGTCGGTCTCCGTGGAGGCCGCGCTGCGCGAGTACGAGGCGATCCGCAAGCCGAAGGCGCGCTTCGTCGTCGATCGCTCGTGGCAGGTGGGCCGCCTCGCGCACCTCTCCAATCCGGTCGGACGCGCGGTGCGAAACCTCGCGCTCCGTTGTACGCCCGCATCGGTGGCGCGCCGACAGCTCGATCGCGTGTACGTGCTCGACTACTGACGCGGCGGGCGGGGCTTGTGCGGTTCGGAGGCGGGGCGCATCGTCTCGCACCCTTTCCGCACCGGAGGTCGGGCCGTGACGTGGTTCGCCCCGCTCCTCGCCGCCATCATCCTGAGCGCAGCGAAGGATCCGCCCTCGCGCTCTGCGCCCGTCGCACTGCCTAACGACAACCGCGTGCCGGCTGGCGTGACCGTCGCGGGCGTGCGGCGCATCCGTCTCGTCGTGCAGCGTGCCGTGTGGCACCCCGACGCCGATGACGGGCCGTCGCTCGTCACCGAGGTGCTCGGCGAGGAAGGGAAGACGCCGATGATCCCCGCGCCGCTCATCCGCGTGCTCGTCGGCACGCGCGTCGATGCGACGGTGCGCAACACGCTCGCCGACACGATCGTCTTCTTCGCGCAGTGCGGCATCGACTGCCGCGACAGCCTGTTCGTGGCGCCGGGGCAGACGCGCGCGCTGCCGGTGCGCACGAGCCGGCCCGGCACGTACTCGTACGCGTCGTTCCTGTACCGCGGCGGCCACCCGTACTTCGAGAGCGCGGCCGCCACCCAGACCGGTGGCGCGATCGTCGTCGACTCCGCGGGCGCGCCCCCCGACCGCGTCTTCGTCATCGCCGAGTGGATCCAGCGCTTCGACACGACGAAGGTGGGCGACGACGAGCGGCTCGTGATGACGATCAACGGGCGCATGTGGCCGCACACGGAGCGCCTCCACCTCACCGTCGGCGACACGGTGCACTGGCGCATCGTCGACGCGAGTGGCGACACGCACCCGATGCACCTGCACGGCTTCTACTTCCGCGTCGACTCGCGCGGCGACGGCGCGACCGACACGATCTACTCGGCCGCGCAGCGGCGTTGGGCGGTCACCGAGGAGCCGCCGCGGCTCGGAGCGTTCACGCTCACCTGGGTGCCGCAGCGGTCGGGGAACTGGATCTTCCACTGCCACAAGGCCGTGCACATGGGCGGCTTCCAGCACGCGCACCTCGCCGAGGAGCGCGTCGACCCGATCCGCGACACGACGCACGACGCGCACACCACCGACGCGGAGCACATCGCGTCCGGCATGGGCGGACTCGTGCTCGGCATCGAGGTCGCGCCGCGTCCGAGCGCCGTGCCCGCCGCGATCGCGGTGTCGTCGACCGCGCCGCCGGCTCCGGTCGCGCCGAGGCGCATCCGCCTGCTCGCGCAGCGGCTTCCCGGAGCGCTCGGCGTGCATGGGTACGTCGTGCAGGGCGGGGACTCCGCGCCCGCGCGCGACTCGGTGCGCGTGCCCGGGCCGCCGATCGTGCTCACGCGCGGCGAGCCGGTGGAGATCACCGTCGTCAATCATCTCGACGTGAAGACCGGTGTGCACTGGCACGGAATAGAGCTGGACAGCTACTACGACGGCGTGGGAGGATGGAGCGGCGCCGGCGCCCACCTCGCGCCGCGCATCGCGCCTAACGACTCGTTCGTCGTGCGCTTCACGCCGCCGCGCGCCGGCACGTTCATGTACCACACGCACAACGACGAGGTGCGACAGCTCGTGCTCGGCCTCTACGGGCCGCTCGTCGTGCTCGAGCCCGGGCAGACGTTCGACGCGTCCACCGACCATCTCGTGGTGATCGGCGAGACGATGTCGAGCGGCCGACGCGTGGTCGGCGTGAACGGCGCCGCGGGCGCGAGGCCGATGCACCTCGCCGCGGGCAAGCCGCACCGCTTCCGGCTGCTCAACGTCCTCATCGACGACGACGCCGAGGTCTCGCTCGTCGACAGCGCGAATGCGCCGCTCGTCTGGCGTGCCGTCGCGAAGGACGGCGCCGACCTCCCGGTCGCGCAGCGCACCGAGCGTCCGGCGCGTCTCTCGCTCGGTCCCGGTGAGACGGTCGACGTGGAGATCGTGCCGAAGCCGGGGCGCTACGCACTGCTCGTGCGCGGCTACAGCAACGTCCTCATCGACGTTGACGTCCGTTAGAATTCCCGTCCTCACCGTTCGACTGTCCCGGCGCGCCGGGATTCACGCTTCGGCCCGATCCGCCGTGGTCAGTCTGCTCGACATCATCGGCCCCGTCATGGTGGGGCCGTCGTCCTCGCACACCGCGGGCGCGTGTCGCCTCGGTCTACTCGCGCGCAATCTCGTCGGCGGCACGCCCGAGCACGCGCGCATCGAGCTGCACGGATCCTTCGCCCGCACCGGCGAGGGGCACGGCACCGACAAGGCGATCGTCGGTGGCCTCATGGGCTTCCGCCCCGACGACGAGCGCCTGCGCGACGCGCTCGACATCGCCGAGCGCGAAGGGCTCGACTACCGCTTCGAGAAGACCACGCTCGGCGAGGACGCGACGACGCACCCGAACACCGCGCGCTTCACCGTCACGCGCGGCGACCGCGAGGCGGTCATGGTCGGCTCCTCGCTCGGCGCCGGCCGCGTGCTCGTCACGGAGATCGACGGCTACCCGGTCGAGATCACCGGCAACTATCACACGATCGTGCTCGTCGCCGAGGACGTGAAGGGATCAATCGCGTCCATCGCGACCATCCTCGCCACGAACGGCGTGAACATCGCCACGCTCCGCGTCTCGCGGCA
This DNA window, taken from Gemmatirosa kalamazoonensis, encodes the following:
- a CDS encoding FAD-dependent monooxygenase translates to MSIPSRSSTATSSVGRVAIIGGGIGGLTAAIALRQRGIDAHVFEAASALGTAGAGLWISPNAMQLLQRLDLAGAVIAAGVPLGRAEVHDAERGLLQRLDFSDASQRFGVPTVAILRHRLHAILAARLPNDRLHVGAPCVSVTTTHGVRAHLADGRTIDADLLVGADGLRSVVREYVSPGVAPRYSGQTSVRGVASLALPPSLAGVSREIWAPGRRFGFSAVAPGEVYWFATFDAPPGIAEPPAESAHHLHALFDRFPPPVSDLIETTDDARLVRTDLHDLPRLATWHRGRVALLGDASHATTPNLGQGAAQAIEDAWVLADRLARSVSVEAALREYEAIRKPKARFVVDRSWQVGRLAHLSNPVGRAVRNLALRCTPASVARRQLDRVYVLDY
- a CDS encoding multicopper oxidase domain-containing protein — protein: MTWFAPLLAAIILSAAKDPPSRSAPVALPNDNRVPAGVTVAGVRRIRLVVQRAVWHPDADDGPSLVTEVLGEEGKTPMIPAPLIRVLVGTRVDATVRNTLADTIVFFAQCGIDCRDSLFVAPGQTRALPVRTSRPGTYSYASFLYRGGHPYFESAAATQTGGAIVVDSAGAPPDRVFVIAEWIQRFDTTKVGDDERLVMTINGRMWPHTERLHLTVGDTVHWRIVDASGDTHPMHLHGFYFRVDSRGDGATDTIYSAAQRRWAVTEEPPRLGAFTLTWVPQRSGNWIFHCHKAVHMGGFQHAHLAEERVDPIRDTTHDAHTTDAEHIASGMGGLVLGIEVAPRPSAVPAAIAVSSTAPPAPVAPRRIRLLAQRLPGALGVHGYVVQGGDSAPARDSVRVPGPPIVLTRGEPVEITVVNHLDVKTGVHWHGIELDSYYDGVGGWSGAGAHLAPRIAPNDSFVVRFTPPRAGTFMYHTHNDEVRQLVLGLYGPLVVLEPGQTFDASTDHLVVIGETMSSGRRVVGVNGAAGARPMHLAAGKPHRFRLLNVLIDDDAEVSLVDSANAPLVWRAVAKDGADLPVAQRTERPARLSLGPGETVDVEIVPKPGRYALLVRGYSNVLIDVDVR
- the sdaAB gene encoding L-serine ammonia-lyase, iron-sulfur-dependent subunit beta codes for the protein MVSLLDIIGPVMVGPSSSHTAGACRLGLLARNLVGGTPEHARIELHGSFARTGEGHGTDKAIVGGLMGFRPDDERLRDALDIAEREGLDYRFEKTTLGEDATTHPNTARFTVTRGDREAVMVGSSLGAGRVLVTEIDGYPVEITGNYHTIVLVAEDVKGSIASIATILATNGVNIATLRVSRQQRGGDAFMVWEVDERPDEKVRDTLRALPWVRWAFRLEKVSA